In one Myxocyprinus asiaticus isolate MX2 ecotype Aquarium Trade chromosome 29, UBuf_Myxa_2, whole genome shotgun sequence genomic region, the following are encoded:
- the LOC127419606 gene encoding ceramide kinase-like, whose amino-acid sequence MEIDSVRVESSLWIGNKRYRAFLSGWYFSWTEIDKRNREKKTISVPVSEVVEVKEGRVEIQPQKKVEDTDLDFTLFYVKRNSRGNTHGASWSLGRTQFCCPSRDVRDQWIMQLRTALKTHSPSRPHRLLVFINPFGGKKRGKQIYHSLVAPLFELAGISSHVVVTERANQARDYILKKDLTGFDGVICVGGDGMFSELLHGVIGRTQQEAGIPEHDPTVMLQPCDLHIGIIPAGSTDCVCFATVGINDPVTSTLHIVIGDSQPLDVCSVHHQSTLMRYSVSMVGYGFYGDVLAESERHRWMGPLRYDYSGCMVYLCNRSYPGLVQYLPADSHISSPRDNTRCLSGCRVCSESKERLFPHFDSSSSLYSTSLSQYSNELEGEWVTVDGKFKCVSLTCMSSSCPRSPKGLSPSAHLADGTADLILVRETNPVGFLTYLHRHTNSMDQFDLPFVEVHRVKAVRFSLPPGEEEENEEEEREIQTSAERVLEDPEKLCSENANSSGSQHHLPRRKERGTVGKSRGFVCGPCCTKPPSVSVWNCDGEILPHTEILCRVHGQLVRLFARGVEDSTGS is encoded by the exons TTTCTGTGCCGGTGTCAGAGGTGGTTGAGGTGAAGGAAGGTCGAGTCGAGATCCAACCTCAGAAGAAAGTAGAAGACACTGACCTTGATTTTACAT TATTCTATGTGAAGCGCAACAGCAGAGGTAACACCCATGGAGCGTCGTGGAGCCTGGGCAGGACCCAGTTCTGCTGCCCTAGCCGGGATGTCCGGGATCAATGGATCATGCAACTCAGAACTGCACTCAAAACCCACA GCCCCTCACGTCCTCACCGGTTGTTGGTGTTCATTAATCCTTTTGGAGGAAAGAAGAGGGGGAAACAGATCTATCACTCTCTAGTGGCCCCTCTGTTTGAGCTGGCTGGCATCAGCTCTCATGTTGTGG TGACTGAACGAGCAAATCAGGCCAGAGACTACATCCTGAAGAAAGACTTAACAGGATTTGATGG TGTGATTTGTGTGGGAGGAGATGGAATGTTCAGTGAACTGCTGCATGGTGTGATTGGACGAACCCAGCAGGAGGCAGGGATTCCAGAACACGACCCCACTGTAATGCTGCAGCCATGTGACCTCCACATCGGCATTATTCCTGCAG GCTCTACAGATTGTGTCTGTTTCGCCACAGTCGGCATAAATGATCCTGTTACATCAACACTGCACATCGTCATTG GAGACTCTCAGCCTCTGGACGTGTGTTCTGTCCATCATCAGTCAACACTTATGCGGTATTCTGTCTCTATGGTGGGTTATGGTTTCTATGGAGATGTTTtggcagagagtgagaggcacCGCTGGATGGGCCCTCTCAGATATGATTATTCTG GTTGTATGGTATACTTGTGTAACAGGAGCTATCCGGGACTAGTGCAATATCTCCCTGCAGATTCTCATATCTCCAGCCCACGGGACAACACTCGCTGCCTCTCGGG ATGCAGAGTGTGTTCTGAGAGCAAAGAAAGGCTCTTCCCCCACTTTGACAGCTCCAGTTCACTCTACAGCACCAGTCTTAGCCAATACAGCAATGAGTTAGAGG GTGAGTGGGTGACGGTTGATGGCAAGTTCAAGTGTGTCTCTCTCACCTGTATGTCGAGTTCATGTCCACGCAGCCCAAAGGGTCTCTCACCCTCTGCCCACCTGGCTGATGGGACGGCAGACCTCATTCTGGTGCGAGAAACTAACCCTGTGGGCTTCCTCACATATCTTCACAGGCACACAAATTCAATGGATCAG TTTGACCTTCCCTTCGTTGAAGTTCATCGTGTCAAGGCAGTTCGTTTTTCTCTTCCCCCTGGAGAAGAGGAGGAGAATgaggaagaggagagagaaatCCAGACCTCTGCTGAGAGGGTATTGGAGGATCCTGAGAAACTGTGTAGTGAAAATGCAAATTCAAGTGGCTCACAGCACCATCTTCCTAGACGGAAAGAGAGAGGAACTGTTGGAAAGAGTCGAGGCTTCGTGTGCGGGCCCTGCTGCACTAAACCTCCATCTGTATCTGTGTGGAACTGTGATGGAGAGATTCTACCTCACACGGAGATCCTATGCAG agtTCATGGCCAGCTAGTGCGTCTCTTTGCCAGGGGCGTCGAGGATTCAACAGGATCTTAA